One part of the Vicia villosa cultivar HV-30 ecotype Madison, WI linkage group LG6, Vvil1.0, whole genome shotgun sequence genome encodes these proteins:
- the LOC131611735 gene encoding F-box/kelch-repeat protein At3g23880-like, producing MSLPSLPPELIEEILSWLPVKLLVRFTCVCKPWKLLVFDPRFAKLHLERSPKRTHTLLTLIDGVEESETWVVAPLSVRRLLEYPSSTVLNEDKCYRFTNDSYDAIGSANGLVCVIGVKSIQAGNREIHSWFWNPSLRLKSEYSPTLSFMCPNRSVHHGFGYDDSRDTYKVVAVFWDHTLQKWEGRVHCMGDSYWRKTLACPDFPTLLGPLVCVPFVNGSVNWLALNNLNYHEYEWKNVTIEQLMIFSLDLRTETCKYMLLPDCIGEKPEDEPTLSVLRGCLCLYYNHKNTHFVLWEMREFGVQESWTRLVNLRYAQIQWDFVPDVMMLPVCLSENGDVLMLACPQSWYDVVMYNRRDGRVEHIEFSNSQIFYACEHMKSLVLPRPHPH from the exons ATGTCTCTTCCGAGTCTCCCTCCCGAACTTATAGAGGAAATTCTTTCATGGCTTCCGGTTAAACTTCTCGTGAGATTCACATGCGTTTGCAAACCGTGGAAATTGCTCGTCTTTGATCCAAGATTCGCCAAACTCCACCTTGAAAGATCACCCAAGCGCACACACACCTTACTTACCTTAATCGATGGCGTAGAAGAGTCAGAAACTTGGGTCGTAGCTCCACTGTCAGTCCGTCGTTTACTCGAATACCCTTCCTCCACTGTCCTCAACGAAGACAAGTGTTACCGTTTTACAAACGATAGTTATGATGCAATAGGCTCTGCCAACGGCTTGGTCTGTGTCATTGGTGTTAAATCAATACAAGCTGGAAACAGAGAAATTCATAGTTGGTTCTGGAACCCTAGTTTACGATTAAAATCTGAATACTCACCAACTTTATCATTCATGTGTCCTAATCGCAGTGTGCACCATGGATTTGGCTATGATGATTCAAGAGACACATACAAG GTGGTGGCTGTGTTTTGGGATCATACATTGCAGAAATGGGAGGGGAGAGTTCATTGCATGGGCGATAGTTACTGGAGAAAGACTCTCGCTTGCCCTGATTTTCCAACTCTACTAGGACCTCTTGTCTGCGTTCCATTCGTTAATGGTAGTGTTAACTGGTTAGCGCTTAACAACTTAAACTATCATGAGTATGAATGGAAAAATGTTACCAtcgaacaattaatgattttttcGCTTGATCTACGGACGGAAACATGTAAGTATATGTTGCTACCTGACTGTATTGGTGAAAAGCCCGAAGATGAACCAACTCTTTCTGTTTTAAGGGGTTGCCTGTGCCTTTATTATAACCACAAGAATACCCATTTTGTTTTGTGGGAAATGAGAGAGTTTGGAGTTCAAGAGTCTTGGACTCGGTTGGTGAATCTTCGCTATGCGCAGATTCAATGGGATTTTGTGCCTGATGTGATGATGTTGCCAGTGTGTCTGTCGGAAAATGGAGATGTCCTGATGCTGGCCTGCCCACAATCTTGGTATGATGTTGTTATGTATAATCGAAGAGATGGTAGAGTTGAACATATTGAATTTTCTAACAGCCAAATTTTTTATGCCTGTGAACATATGAAGAGCTTGGTTTTGCCTCGGCCTCATCCACATTAA
- the LOC131611736 gene encoding kunitz type trypsin inhibitor 104-like, with amino-acid sequence MSTRFLTVFILVHVWLLMATTSIAQIVIDTSGDAVEDDEEYFIRPAITGNGGGPTLITGNAPCPLQVGLVNTDLANGLPVVFTPFVPRHDEDDVLLNRDLRVIFAASSSCAQSTEWRVGEKDATSGRRLIITGRDDSTAGAYGNFFRIVPTQTSGVYNIQWCPTEVCSACKFECGTVGVIRENGKILLALDGGALPVVFQKE; translated from the coding sequence ATGTCAACTAGATTCCTCACTGTGTTCATCCTTGTTCATGTGTGGCTTTTGATGGCAACAACATCAATAGCCCAAATTGTGATAGACACAAGTGGCGACGCAGTTGAGGACGATGAAGAATACTTCATCAGGCCTGCTATCACAGGCAACGGAGGAGGTCCTACATTGATTACAGGAAATGCGCCATGCCCTCTGCAAGTTGGTCTTGTCAACACTGACCTAGCAAACGGTTTGCCGGTGGTATTCACACCTTTTGTCCCTCGTCATGACGAAGACGACGTGCTTCTTAACAGAGATTTGAGAGTAATATTTGCAGCTTCCTCAAGTTGCGCGCAGTCCACAGAATGGAGAGTGGGTGAGAAAGATGCTACGAGTGGAAGGAGGCTTATTATAACCGGAAGGGATGACAGTACAGCTGGAGCATACGGTAACTTCTTTAGGATTGTGCCAACACAAACTAGCGGTGTCTATAACATCCAATGGTGCCCTACAGAGGTATGCTCTGCTTGTAAGTTTGAATGTGGGACTGTTGGTGTTATTCGTGAAAATGGAAAGATTCTGTTGGCACTCGATGGTGGTGCACTCCCTGTTGTGTTTCAAAAAGAATAA
- the LOC131613986 gene encoding uncharacterized protein LOC131613986: MDDDGAWPEDVIDEEIEIEDVVDELVNRDFEDDEQVPVPDIVPDTHAYSPPVNEEIEEFGMKSLIEVAANLNNEPMEVLEMHMDHSDPNFKWFNFTFEEQAKVIVAARSNNEMNASKLKNEFLELLYIKESLIKYVFETNKNSA; this comes from the exons ATGGATGATGATGGTGCATGG CCCGAAGATGTCATTGACGAAGAAATTGAAATAGAAGAtgtcgttgatgagttggtgaACCGTGATTTCGAAGATGACGAACAAGTTCCAGTACCGGATATAGTACCGGATACACATGCATATTCACCTCCG GTTAATGAGGAAATAGAGGAGTTTGGGATGAAAAGTTTGATTGAAGTGGCAGCTAATTTG AACAATGAGCCCATGGAGGTTCTCGAGATGCACATGGATCACAGTGATCCAAATTTCAAGTGGTTTAACTTCACATTTGAAGAACAAGCCAAGGTGATAGTTGCTGCTAGAAGCAACAATGAAATGAATGCATCGAAATTGAAGAATGAGTTTCTAGAATTGCTTTATATTAAAGAATCACTTATTAAGTATGTCTTTGAGACAAACAAGAATAGTGCCTAA